A genomic stretch from Apium graveolens cultivar Ventura unplaced genomic scaffold, ASM990537v1 ctg8760, whole genome shotgun sequence includes:
- the LOC141705309 gene encoding uncharacterized protein LOC141705309, translated as MECLEVGSLIDKRLNKEEVLFLERDFCMEEIIIALKSFSSDKAPGPDGLNMKYIKEFWPFLKDKVLEGFNWFANTGCLPKGFNSSFIALVPKVRVPNKPSEFRPISLINSVAKILTKVLANRLSTVYDKLVGVNQFGFVKGRRAAESIFIVNECLGLGIRWIKWMEDFFKSIRISVLVNGTPTKEFSMSNGIRQGDPLSPMLFNLTGEVLSSMLNAASEQGIIEGLQLGKEERLGCKLGSWPLVYLGSQIGVSSRKKVFWKPLVEKFRSKLANWKRDSLNQAGRLSLVKSTLDSLPIYWFTLHKVPVGVCNQLERIGREFFGETLQGMEKRKWWFKWQAERKMAWNVWLRGMYGCGQSEGLELLGKQKSCLIMVQGIIKAVAKHSESGFFGPRSMRWEVADRDSALFWEDLWYKDITIMERFPRLYSLSKLQQKEVNIFKTLWDCYDRSGEVFWKRKLTIWELEDLKELEDIVNAVSFFAKKDRIIWVPVKDTYNTRVAYELLINSEVEKGNEWEQIWKYKVPEKVSDYLDYTTANGKQAGKTANQGGNLNTGEAAGKMKQERRTERTGRGKIEERKTGERRDLRER; from the exons ATGGAATGTTTGGAGGTGGGGTCACTTATAGATAAGAGGTTAAATAAGGAAGAAGTTTTGTTTTTGGAGAGAGATTTCTGTATGGAGGAGATAATAATTGCATTGAAATCATTCAGTAGTGATAAAGCTCCTGGGCCAGATGGATTAAACATGAAGTATATTAAGGAGTTTTGGCCTTTTCTGAAGGATAAAGTGTTGGAAGGGTTTAATTGGTTTGCTAATACTGGATGTCTTCCTAAAGGCTTTAATTCTTCATTCATAGCTCTGGTTCCTAAGGTCAGGGTACCAAATAAGCCAAGTGAGTTTAGACCTATAAGCTTAATAAATAGTGTTGCTAAAATTTTAACTAAGGTGTTGGCAAATAGGCTAAGTACAGTTTATGATAAGTTAGTAGGGGTAAATCAGTTTGGTTTTGTAAAGGGTAGGCGGGCTGCTGAAAGCATCTTCATAGTAAATGAG TGTTTGGGCCTGGGGATCAGATGGATTAAGTGGATGGAGGATTTTTTTAAGTCAATAAGGATATCTGTGCTGGTTAATGGTACACCTACTAAAGAATTCAGCATGTCTAATGGTATTAGACAAGGGGACCCTCTTTCTCCCATGCTTTTCAATTTAACGGGAGAGGTACTAAGCAGTATGTTAAATGCAGCAAGTGAGCAAGGAATCATTGAGGGCTTACAGTTGGGAAAGGAAG AAAGGTTGGGTTGCAAATTAGGATCTTGGCCTTTGGTTTATTTAGGGAGTCAAATTGGTGTTAGCTCAAGAAAGAAAGTTTTTTGGAAACCATTGGTGGAGAAGTTTAGGAGTAAATTAGCCAACTGGAAGAGAGATAGTTTGAACCAAGCTGGGAGGTTATCTTTGGTTAAGTCTACTTTGGATAGTTTACCTATCTATTGGTTTACATTACACAAAGTACCGGTAGGAGTATGTAATCAACTAGAAAGAATTGGAAGGGAATTTTTTGGGGAAACTCTTCAGGGGATGGAGAAGAGAAAG TGGTGGTTTAAATGGCAAGCTGAGAGAAAGATGGCATGGAATGTATGGTTAAGAGGCATGTATGGTTGTGGTCAGAGTGAGGGGTTAGAGTTGCTAGGAAAACAGAAATCATGCTTAATAATGGTACAGGGCATAATAAAGGCAGTTGCTAAACACTCTGAATCTGGTTTTTTTGGACCTAGATCTATGAGATGGGAAGTTGCTGATCGGGATTCAGCTCTTTTTTGGGAAGATCTTTGGTACAAAGATATAACCATAATGGAAAGATTCCCTAGGTTGTACAGTCTTTCTAAGTTACAACAGAAAGAAGTAAACATTTTTAAGACCTTATGGGATTGTTATGATAGGAGTGGTGAGGTATTTTGGAAAAGGAAGTTGACAATTTGGGAATTAGAGGATCTGAAGGAGCTTGAAGATATAGTAAATGCAGTGAGCTTCTTTGCTAAAAAGGACAGAATTATTTGGGTACCAGTTAAGGATACATACAATACTAGAGTAGCTTATGAACTACTGATCAACAGTGAAGTAGAGAAAGGCAATGAATGGGAACAAATTTGGAAATACAAGGTGCCTGAAAAg GTTTCGGACTATCTTGACTACACAACTGCGAATGGGAAACAAGCCGGAAAAACAGCGAACCAAGGTGGCAACCTGAACACCGGAGAGGCGGCCGGAAAAATGAAACAGGAGCGGCGAACAGAGAGGACGGGGAGGGGCAAAATAGAGGAAAGAAAAACAGGAGAGAGAAGGGATTTAAGAGAGAGATGA
- the LOC141705310 gene encoding putative F-box protein PP2-B12 translates to MEHLTENCLSLILSFTSPKDTCRASGVSTELRAAGDSDELWNKFLPPDINQILRRSISTLTYTTKKQLYFSLCDSAILLDDGNVSFWLDKGSGKKCLMVAARQLAIVPWWWQWLYDSNSRFSEEVAVLDKGRCVDIRGKMKIGMLSPHTTYETYLVFKIYEDACGLDSAKTSIRFVNEREEVPDDEASIVYPDPRTSAHNIEQRNGEFSRWRKDEWMEIKIAEFETGARDDDDEVETRFMSTDTNVLKAGLIVQGFEFRPKQPMAVV, encoded by the exons ATGGAGCACCTTACGGAGAATTGCCTATCGTTAATATTATCATTCACATCACCCAAGGATACATGTAGAGCTTCAGGTGTTTCAACAGAATTGAGGGCTGCGGGTGATTCGGATGAGTTATGGAACAAATTTTTACCACCGGATATTAATCAAATTCTCAGGAGATCAATCTCCACCTTGACTTACACCACGAAAAAACAACTTTATTTTTCTCTCTGTGACTCTGCTATCCTGCTGGACGATGGCAATGTG AGTTTTTGGTTGGATAAAGGAAGCGGAAAAAAATGTTTAATGGTAGCTGCTAGGCAGCTTGCCATTGTTCCTTGGTGGTGGCAATGGTTATATGATAGTAACTCAAG ATTTTCAGAGGAGGTTGCTGTACTTGACAAGGGGCGGTGTGTTGATATTCGTGGCAAAATGAAAATTGGAATGTTATCTCCTCACACCACTTATGAAACATATCTTGTCTTTAAAATATATGAGGATGCCTGCGGACTTGATTCGGCAAAGACATCCATTAGATTTGTTAATGAAAGAGAGGAGGTGCCTGATGATGAAGCTAGCATAGTTTATCCTGATCCAAGAACATCTGCACACAACATTGAGCAACGAAATGGAGAGTTTAGTCGGTGGAGGAAGGACGAATGGATGGAGATTAAGATAGCAGAGTTTGAGACTGGTGCAagagatgatgatgatgaggtgGAGACGCGATTTATGTCAACTGATACAAATGTACTCAAGGCTGGCCTTATCGTACAAGGTTTCGAGTTTAGGCCTAAACAACCCATGGCAGTTGTTTAA